A region of Tolypothrix sp. NIES-4075 DNA encodes the following proteins:
- the crtO gene encoding beta-carotene ketolase CrtO, whose amino-acid sequence MEAYDVIIIGAGHNGLVCAAYLLQEGYSVLLLESRSIPGGGATTEELMPEEAPGFKFNPCAINHLFIFLGPVIQELELQKYGLEYLECDPVAFCPHPDGKYFLAHKSVENTCAEIARYSERDAQKYAEYTEFWQRFVKAVTPFFNAAPKSIVDIVGSYGLKNLPDLFSILGGTNTTLDLIRTLLNSPIDNINEYFDSEFVKAPLARLSAELSSPPSQKAMSFGAMMMALRHNPGMARPRGGTGALTKALVKCVTSKGGVILTDQKVEKVLVDNGKAVGVRVAGGKEYRANKAVISSLDAKRLFLQHVDPGDVDTADANLRERLDRRIVNNNETILKIDCALSEPLHFEHHQHKDEYLIGSILIADSMNHVEQAHSEITLGKIPDEDPSMYVVMPTGLDPSMAPEGKHTLWIEFFAPYQIAGAEGTGLKGTGWTDELKNKVADKVLDKLAQYSPNLKHSIIARHVESPAELAQRLGSYGGNYYHIDMTLEQMLCFRPLPEIANYKTPIENLYLTGAGTHPGGSISGLPGRNCARMFLHDRQPLSQTLKDTGDSLKSTVASVLGRE is encoded by the coding sequence ATGGAAGCGTATGATGTCATTATTATTGGCGCCGGACATAACGGTTTAGTTTGCGCCGCATATCTACTTCAAGAAGGATACAGCGTTTTACTGCTGGAATCTCGTTCAATTCCTGGCGGTGGTGCGACAACTGAAGAACTTATGCCTGAAGAAGCACCTGGTTTTAAATTCAACCCCTGCGCCATTAATCACCTATTTATTTTCCTCGGACCCGTTATTCAAGAATTAGAATTGCAGAAGTACGGATTGGAGTATTTGGAATGCGATCCGGTGGCATTTTGTCCTCATCCTGATGGGAAGTATTTCTTAGCACATAAATCTGTAGAAAACACTTGTGCGGAAATTGCTCGTTATAGCGAGAGAGATGCTCAAAAATATGCAGAGTACACTGAATTTTGGCAAAGATTTGTCAAAGCGGTGACACCCTTTTTTAATGCAGCACCCAAATCAATTGTAGACATTGTTGGTAGCTACGGTCTGAAAAATTTGCCAGATTTGTTTTCTATTCTTGGTGGTACTAACACCACCCTAGATTTAATTCGCACGCTTCTCAACAGTCCGATAGATAATATCAACGAGTACTTTGATTCTGAGTTTGTCAAAGCACCTCTTGCCCGACTATCGGCAGAATTAAGTTCCCCTCCCTCGCAAAAAGCGATGTCCTTTGGGGCGATGATGATGGCATTGCGTCACAACCCAGGTATGGCACGTCCGCGTGGCGGTACGGGCGCACTTACGAAAGCTTTGGTAAAGTGCGTCACTAGTAAAGGTGGCGTTATCCTTACCGACCAGAAGGTGGAAAAAGTCTTAGTGGATAACGGTAAAGCAGTCGGTGTCAGGGTTGCTGGCGGCAAGGAATATCGCGCTAACAAAGCTGTAATTTCCAGTCTTGATGCCAAGCGGTTGTTTTTGCAACACGTTGATCCAGGTGATGTAGATACTGCTGATGCGAATCTGCGAGAAAGATTAGACCGACGCATCGTCAACAACAATGAAACTATCCTGAAAATTGATTGTGCGTTATCTGAACCGTTGCACTTTGAACATCACCAACACAAAGATGAATACCTGATTGGTTCTATTTTGATTGCAGATTCGATGAACCATGTGGAACAGGCACATAGCGAGATTACTTTGGGTAAAATTCCCGATGAAGATCCATCAATGTATGTAGTGATGCCTACAGGACTCGACCCTTCAATGGCACCTGAAGGCAAACATACGCTGTGGATTGAGTTTTTTGCCCCTTATCAAATCGCCGGTGCAGAAGGGACGGGGTTAAAGGGTACCGGTTGGACGGATGAATTGAAAAACAAAGTCGCAGACAAAGTGCTGGATAAACTGGCGCAGTATTCGCCGAATTTGAAACATTCAATTATTGCCCGTCATGTGGAAAGCCCTGCTGAGTTAGCGCAACGTCTGGGGAGTTACGGGGGTAACTATTACCACATCGACATGACTTTAGAACAGATGCTGTGCTTCCGTCCCCTGCCGGAAATAGCTAATTATAAAACCCCGATTGAGAATTTATATCTGACTGGGGCGGGAACTCATCCAGGGGGTTCGATTTCTGGTTTACCGGGACGCAACTGTGCGCGGATGTTTTTGCACGATCGCCAACCGCTGTCCCAGACACTCAAAGATACAGGAGATTCACTCAAGTCTACTGTTGCATCTGTCTTAGGGCGGGAATAA